One stretch of Methyloversatilis sp. RAC08 DNA includes these proteins:
- a CDS encoding Tim44 domain-containing protein, with translation MKKFLLMLFATVVGFGGMTYEAEAKRLGGSKSFGSQRDSSVMKRDATPAPAQNTSSATQQSGAAAAGAAAQPAKRSWMGPLAGLAAGIGLAALASHLGFGEELASFMMIALLVIGALVLWRMFARRKSPAPQPGMQYAGAAAGRPAYAPPQNQPFDAPAAAGSAAAMAAAAAPAHIPADFDVAGFLRQAKLNFVRLQAANDAGDVEDIRSFTTPEVFAEIRMQIQERGSEPQSTDVVQVEAVLLDVSTEDTQYVASVRFYGLIREQADASPESFDEVWHLSKPVSGDRGWLIAGIQQME, from the coding sequence ATGAAGAAGTTCCTGCTGATGCTTTTTGCCACCGTCGTCGGTTTCGGCGGCATGACCTACGAAGCCGAAGCCAAGCGGCTCGGCGGCAGCAAGTCGTTCGGATCACAGCGCGATTCGTCGGTGATGAAGCGCGACGCCACACCGGCGCCGGCACAGAACACATCATCGGCCACCCAACAGTCGGGCGCGGCCGCCGCCGGCGCCGCCGCACAACCGGCGAAGCGTTCGTGGATGGGACCGCTGGCCGGCCTGGCCGCCGGCATCGGCCTGGCCGCACTGGCTTCGCACCTCGGATTCGGTGAGGAACTGGCATCCTTCATGATGATTGCACTACTGGTCATCGGCGCGCTGGTGCTGTGGCGCATGTTTGCACGCCGCAAGTCGCCGGCCCCCCAGCCGGGCATGCAGTACGCAGGTGCCGCCGCCGGACGTCCGGCCTACGCACCGCCGCAGAATCAGCCCTTTGACGCGCCCGCTGCCGCCGGATCAGCTGCAGCGATGGCAGCGGCTGCAGCTCCGGCGCACATCCCGGCCGATTTCGATGTCGCCGGCTTCCTGCGTCAGGCCAAGCTGAACTTCGTGCGCCTTCAGGCTGCGAACGACGCCGGTGACGTCGAGGACATCCGCAGCTTCACGACGCCGGAAGTGTTTGCCGAAATCCGCATGCAGATCCAGGAGCGCGGCAGCGAACCACAGTCCACCGACGTGGTGCAGGTCGAAGCCGTGCTGCTCGATGTCAGCACCGAAGACACGCAGTACGTCGCCAGCGTGCGCTTCTACGGCCTGATCCGCGAACAGGCCGACGCGTCGCCGGAATCGTTCGATGAAGTGTGGCACCTCTCCAAGCCCGTGTCGGGAGACCGTGGCTGGCTCATCGCCGGCATCCAGCAAATGGAATGA
- a CDS encoding ubiquinone biosynthesis accessory factor UbiJ, with amino-acid sequence MSALLAATALKLLNHLLAQTPGGQEKLAAYAGRHARLAVGAVGVAFAIAPDGTLAESAESIPSVTLRLPADALLRLPHQGEGVLREARIEGDAALAETLGQVLRSLRWDAAEDLSRVVGDVAAERVVGSARSMLSAGGDLASRFANAGSEYVADEAQMLIRPAASVAFASDVDTLRDDFSRLQKRIELLERRAQPKS; translated from the coding sequence ATGAGCGCCCTGCTCGCTGCGACCGCACTGAAGCTGCTCAACCACCTGCTCGCCCAGACACCGGGCGGGCAGGAGAAGCTCGCCGCGTACGCCGGCAGGCACGCCCGGCTGGCGGTTGGTGCCGTCGGTGTGGCGTTTGCCATTGCACCGGACGGCACGCTGGCCGAGTCTGCCGAAAGCATTCCATCCGTCACGCTCCGTCTGCCAGCCGACGCGCTGCTGCGCCTGCCACACCAGGGTGAAGGCGTTTTGCGCGAGGCGCGCATCGAAGGTGATGCCGCGCTGGCCGAAACGCTTGGACAGGTGCTGCGTTCGCTGCGCTGGGATGCAGCCGAAGACCTCAGCCGCGTCGTCGGCGATGTGGCAGCCGAGCGTGTGGTCGGCAGTGCTCGCTCTATGTTGTCTGCAGGCGGCGATCTGGCGAGCCGGTTTGCCAATGCCGGTTCCGAATATGTTGCAGACGAGGCACAGATGCTGATCCGGCCCGCGGCGTCCGTCGCTTTTGCATCGGACGTCGATACCTTGCGGGACGATTTTTCCCGACTTCAGAAACGCATCGAACTGCTCGAACGCCGGGCTCAGCCGAAATCCTGA
- the glpD gene encoding glycerol-3-phosphate dehydrogenase: MASPPHDLLVVGAGINGAGIARDAALRGLSVVVCDRGDIAGATSSASTKLIHGGIRYLEQAAFGLVRESLREREILGRIAAHLVRPQRFVLPHTGERPVWMLALGLGLYDLLAGRSSLPPSHRLPTDFPLLRELDPPVSGAHAYFDLWVDDARLTLTNLMDARTLGAEVLPRHALVTVSADPAGGWRCELSGHGGRREIHTRCVVNVAGPWVGEVEKLRGEQPPPLRLVQGTHILLPRLHAGDDAWLLQQPDRRVVFVIPWDAHSHLVGTTETELDSPAASGATDAEFAYLLSAVQRAFGRRLHAEDIQWAFSGMRPLIGDDGRTARTASREYRLSLDATDLRRVWLTVQGGKLTTYRRLAEIAVDLLKGPLGMATRSTTAERVLPGSGPAPAAALSILHRTAGTLPAEWIDALWLRHGTLTAQLIGDHASGARGAGRDFGGGLFESEVRWCAEHEWAAEADDVMWRRTKCGVRMSPDQRAAFSSWWSAQDFG, encoded by the coding sequence ATGGCTTCGCCTCCGCATGATCTGCTGGTCGTCGGTGCCGGCATCAATGGTGCCGGGATCGCGCGCGACGCCGCGTTGCGGGGTTTGTCTGTCGTCGTCTGCGATCGTGGCGACATCGCCGGCGCGACCTCGTCGGCGTCGACGAAACTGATCCACGGCGGCATCCGCTATCTGGAACAGGCCGCGTTCGGGCTGGTACGCGAATCCCTGCGCGAGCGCGAGATTCTCGGGCGCATCGCCGCGCATCTCGTGCGGCCGCAGCGTTTTGTCTTGCCGCACACCGGCGAGCGGCCGGTGTGGATGCTGGCCCTCGGCCTGGGTCTTTACGACCTGCTCGCCGGCCGCAGCAGTCTGCCGCCATCACACCGGCTGCCCACGGATTTTCCGCTGCTGCGCGAACTCGATCCGCCGGTCTCCGGTGCCCACGCCTACTTCGACCTGTGGGTGGACGATGCGCGTCTGACGCTGACCAACCTGATGGATGCGCGCACACTCGGCGCAGAGGTGCTGCCTCGGCATGCGCTGGTCACGGTGAGCGCTGACCCGGCGGGGGGCTGGCGCTGCGAGCTCTCGGGGCATGGCGGGAGGCGCGAAATTCACACGCGCTGCGTGGTCAACGTCGCCGGGCCGTGGGTCGGCGAAGTGGAGAAACTGCGCGGTGAGCAGCCACCGCCGTTGAGGCTGGTACAGGGCACGCACATTCTGCTGCCCCGGCTGCACGCGGGCGACGACGCGTGGCTGCTGCAGCAGCCCGACCGGCGCGTGGTGTTCGTCATTCCATGGGACGCGCATTCGCATCTGGTCGGCACGACTGAAACGGAACTGGATTCACCGGCTGCATCGGGTGCGACTGACGCCGAATTCGCTTACCTGCTGTCCGCCGTCCAGCGCGCCTTTGGCCGGCGGCTGCACGCCGAAGACATCCAGTGGGCGTTCAGCGGAATGAGACCGCTGATCGGTGACGACGGACGCACTGCCCGCACCGCAAGCCGCGAGTATCGACTGTCGCTGGACGCAACCGACCTTCGGCGGGTCTGGCTCACCGTACAGGGCGGGAAGCTGACGACCTACAGGCGGCTGGCTGAAATCGCGGTTGATCTGCTGAAGGGCCCGCTCGGCATGGCCACCCGCTCAACGACCGCCGAGCGGGTCCTCCCGGGTTCCGGCCCCGCCCCTGCTGCGGCGCTCTCCATCCTGCACCGGACGGCGGGCACCCTCCCAGCGGAATGGATTGACGCGCTGTGGCTTCGCCACGGTACGCTGACTGCGCAGTTGATCGGTGATCACGCCAGCGGGGCGCGCGGCGCCGGCCGTGATTTCGGCGGTGGCCTGTTCGAGTCGGAGGTGCGCTGGTGTGCCGAGCACGAGTGGGCAGCCGAGGCCGATGACGTCATGTGGCGCCGGACCAAATGCGGCGTGCGGATGTCGCCCGATCAGCGGGCTGCATTCTCCAGCTGGTGGAGCGCTCAGGATTTCGGCTGA
- a CDS encoding F0F1 ATP synthase subunit epsilon yields MSKTVHVDVVSAEEKIFSGLAEFVVLPGESGELGILPGHTPLITRIRPGEVRIKLPNQDAEEFVFVAGGMLEVQPGLVTVLADTAIRGADLDEAKALGAKRLAEEALANRNATMDYAAAQAELASAVAQLAAIQKLRKRH; encoded by the coding sequence ATGTCCAAGACCGTACATGTCGACGTGGTCAGCGCGGAAGAGAAGATTTTCTCCGGGCTGGCGGAATTCGTCGTGCTGCCGGGCGAAAGCGGCGAACTGGGCATCCTGCCCGGTCACACGCCGCTGATCACGCGCATCCGCCCGGGCGAAGTGCGCATCAAGCTGCCGAACCAGGACGCCGAAGAATTCGTGTTCGTGGCCGGCGGCATGCTCGAAGTGCAGCCGGGTCTGGTGACCGTGCTGGCAGACACAGCGATCCGCGGCGCCGATCTCGATGAAGCGAAGGCGCTGGGTGCCAAGCGTCTGGCAGAGGAAGCGCTGGCGAACCGCAATGCCACGATGGATTACGCGGCAGCGCAAGCGGAACTCGCTTCCGCCGTCGCTCAACTCGCGGCCATCCAGAAGCTGCGCAAGCGCCACTGA
- the atpD gene encoding F0F1 ATP synthase subunit beta produces MNTGNIVQCIGAVVDIQFPRDSIPKVFEALTLDEADGTHTAEAGLTFEVQQQLGDGVVRTIALGSSDGLRRGMKVANTGAPISVPVGSATLGRIMDVLGRPIDEAGPIPTDERRSIHQKAPKFDELSPSVDLLPTGIKVIDLICPFAKGGKVGLFGGAGVGKTVNMMELINNIAKSYGGFSVFAGVGERTREGNDFYHEMEESKVLDKVAMVFGQMNEPPGNRLRVALTGLTMAEKFRDEGRDILFFVDNIYRYTLAGTEVSALLGRMPSAVGYQPTLADEMGRLQERITSTKVGSITSIQAVYVPADDLTDPSPATTFQHLDATVVLSRDIASLGIYPAVDPLDSTSRQLDPLVVGEEHYNCARKVQMTLQRYKELRDIIAILGMDELSPEDKLAVSRARKIQRFLSQPFNVAEVFTGSPGKIVPLADTIKGFNMIVNGECDHLPEQAFYMVGGIEEAFEKAKTLQ; encoded by the coding sequence ATGAATACCGGAAACATCGTTCAGTGTATTGGCGCAGTCGTGGACATCCAGTTCCCGCGCGATTCGATACCGAAAGTGTTTGAAGCTCTGACACTCGACGAAGCAGATGGCACGCACACCGCCGAAGCGGGTTTGACGTTCGAAGTCCAGCAGCAGCTGGGTGATGGCGTGGTTCGTACGATTGCGCTGGGCTCCAGCGACGGTCTGCGCCGCGGCATGAAGGTGGCGAATACGGGCGCGCCGATCAGCGTGCCGGTGGGCAGCGCGACGCTGGGCCGCATCATGGACGTGCTGGGTCGCCCGATCGACGAAGCCGGCCCGATCCCGACGGACGAGCGTCGCTCGATCCACCAGAAGGCCCCGAAGTTCGACGAGCTGAGCCCGTCGGTTGACCTGCTGCCCACGGGCATCAAGGTGATCGACCTGATCTGCCCGTTCGCCAAGGGCGGCAAGGTGGGTCTGTTCGGTGGCGCCGGCGTCGGCAAGACCGTGAACATGATGGAACTGATCAACAACATCGCGAAGTCGTACGGCGGCTTTTCGGTGTTTGCCGGTGTGGGCGAACGGACCCGCGAAGGCAACGACTTCTACCACGAGATGGAAGAGTCGAAGGTTCTGGACAAGGTGGCCATGGTGTTCGGCCAGATGAACGAGCCGCCGGGCAACCGCCTGCGCGTGGCGCTGACCGGCCTGACGATGGCCGAGAAGTTCCGCGACGAAGGCCGCGACATCCTGTTCTTCGTGGACAACATCTACCGCTACACGCTGGCCGGTACCGAAGTGTCCGCGCTGCTGGGTCGCATGCCGTCCGCCGTGGGCTATCAGCCGACGTTGGCCGACGAAATGGGCCGCCTGCAGGAGCGCATCACCTCGACCAAGGTGGGTTCCATCACGTCGATCCAGGCCGTGTATGTGCCTGCGGATGACTTGACCGACCCGTCGCCGGCGACGACCTTCCAGCATCTGGACGCCACCGTCGTGCTGTCGCGTGACATCGCTTCGCTGGGCATCTACCCGGCGGTCGATCCGCTCGACTCGACCTCGCGTCAGCTCGATCCGCTGGTGGTTGGCGAAGAGCACTACAACTGCGCGCGCAAGGTGCAGATGACGCTTCAGCGCTACAAGGAACTGCGCGACATCATCGCCATTCTGGGCATGGACGAGCTGTCGCCGGAAGACAAGCTGGCCGTGTCCCGTGCGCGCAAGATCCAGCGTTTCCTGTCGCAGCCGTTCAACGTGGCCGAAGTCTTCACCGGCTCGCCGGGCAAGATCGTGCCGCTGGCCGACACGATCAAGGGCTTCAACATGATCGTCAATGGCGAATGCGACCACCTGCCGGAACAGGCCTTCTACATGGTCGGCGGCATCGAGGAAGCGTTCGAAAAGGCGAAAACCCTGCAGTAA
- the atpG gene encoding F0F1 ATP synthase subunit gamma, which translates to MASGKEIRTKIKSVQNTKKITKAMEMVAASKMRKAQDRMRAARPYADTIRRLAANLSAATASEYKHPFLATVGQIKRVGIIVVTTDKGLCGGMNTNVLRLALNSMKEWEAKGATEIRVAAIGNKGLGFMQRMGAKVVSQATQLGDTPHLEKLIGTVKVMIDAFQAGELDAVYMSFTRFINTMKQEPVMEQLLPLTGDRLGTPQGTWDYLYEPDPQVVIDELLVRYVEALVYQSVAENMASEQSARMVAMKAASDNAGNVIGELQLVYNKTRQAAITKELSEIVGGAAAV; encoded by the coding sequence ATGGCCAGCGGAAAAGAAATCCGTACCAAGATCAAGAGCGTGCAAAACACGAAGAAGATCACCAAGGCGATGGAGATGGTGGCTGCATCCAAGATGCGCAAGGCGCAGGACAGGATGCGGGCTGCTCGCCCCTACGCCGACACGATCCGTCGTCTTGCCGCCAATCTGTCCGCCGCCACCGCCAGCGAGTACAAGCACCCCTTCCTCGCGACCGTCGGTCAGATCAAGCGCGTCGGCATCATCGTCGTCACGACCGACAAGGGTCTGTGCGGTGGCATGAACACCAACGTGCTGCGTCTTGCCCTGAATTCGATGAAGGAATGGGAAGCGAAGGGCGCGACCGAAATCCGCGTTGCCGCCATCGGCAACAAGGGTCTGGGTTTCATGCAGCGCATGGGCGCCAAGGTGGTGTCGCAGGCAACGCAGCTGGGTGACACGCCGCACCTGGAAAAGCTGATCGGCACCGTCAAGGTGATGATCGATGCGTTCCAGGCTGGCGAGCTCGACGCGGTGTATATGTCCTTCACCCGCTTCATCAATACGATGAAGCAGGAGCCGGTGATGGAACAGCTGCTGCCGCTGACCGGTGATCGCCTCGGTACGCCGCAGGGCACGTGGGATTACCTGTACGAGCCCGACCCGCAGGTGGTGATCGATGAATTGCTTGTCCGTTACGTCGAGGCGCTGGTGTATCAGTCAGTGGCCGAGAACATGGCGTCCGAACAGAGCGCGCGCATGGTGGCCATGAAGGCGGCCTCCGACAATGCGGGCAATGTCATCGGCGAATTGCAGCTGGTCTATAACAAGACCCGCCAGGCGGCGATCACGAAGGAGCTGTCCGAAATCGTCGGCGGCGCCGCTGCAGTCTGA
- the atpA gene encoding F0F1 ATP synthase subunit alpha translates to MNLNPSEISDLIKSRIQNLHLTAQARTEGTVVSVTDGIVRVHGLDDVQQGEMLEFEGNTFGLALNLERDSVGAVVLGDYEHISEGQTVKCTGRILEVPVGPELIGRVVNSLGQPIDGKGAIDAKMTDKVEKVAPGVIARQSVSQPVQTGLKSIDSMVPVGRGQRELIIGDRQTGKTAVAIDAIINQKGQNMTCIYVAVGQKASTIANVVRKLEEYGAMAYTIVVAATASDSAAMQFLAPYAGCTMGEYFRDRGEDALIVYDDLSKQAVAYRQISLLLRRPPGREAYPGDVFYLHSRLLERAARVNPEFVEKFTNGEVKGKTGSLTALPIIETQAGDVSAFVPTNVISITDGQIFLETDLFNAGIRPAINAGVSVSRVGGAAQTKIIKKLGGGVRLALAQYRELAAFAQFASDLDEATRKQLERGRRVMELMKQPQYSPLSVAQMGVSLYAANNGYFDDVEVPRVLAFESALHQYLQQKTPDLMNKIESTKDLDGESEKALAAAVAEFKKSWA, encoded by the coding sequence ATGAACCTCAATCCGTCTGAAATCAGCGACCTGATCAAGAGCCGGATCCAGAACCTGCACCTGACCGCGCAGGCGCGTACCGAAGGCACCGTCGTTTCGGTTACCGACGGCATCGTGCGCGTGCATGGTCTGGATGATGTGCAGCAGGGCGAAATGCTGGAATTCGAAGGCAACACGTTCGGTCTCGCACTGAATCTCGAGCGCGACTCCGTCGGCGCCGTGGTGCTCGGTGATTACGAACATATTTCCGAAGGCCAGACCGTCAAGTGCACGGGCCGCATTCTGGAAGTGCCGGTCGGCCCCGAGCTGATCGGCCGCGTGGTCAATTCGCTCGGCCAGCCGATCGACGGCAAGGGCGCGATCGATGCCAAGATGACCGACAAGGTCGAAAAGGTAGCCCCGGGCGTGATCGCACGTCAGTCGGTGTCGCAGCCGGTGCAGACCGGCCTGAAGTCGATCGACTCGATGGTTCCGGTTGGTCGCGGCCAGCGCGAGCTGATCATCGGCGACCGCCAGACCGGCAAGACCGCGGTTGCGATCGACGCCATCATCAACCAGAAGGGTCAGAACATGACCTGCATCTACGTGGCGGTCGGCCAGAAGGCCTCGACCATCGCCAACGTGGTGCGCAAGCTGGAAGAGTACGGTGCGATGGCCTACACCATCGTCGTCGCCGCAACGGCTTCCGACTCGGCTGCGATGCAGTTCCTCGCACCGTACGCCGGTTGCACGATGGGCGAGTACTTCCGCGATCGCGGCGAAGATGCGCTGATCGTCTATGACGACTTGTCGAAGCAGGCTGTTGCCTACCGCCAGATTTCGCTGCTGCTGCGCCGTCCGCCGGGCCGCGAAGCCTACCCGGGCGACGTGTTCTACCTGCACAGCCGTCTGCTGGAGCGCGCCGCCCGCGTGAATCCGGAATTCGTCGAGAAGTTCACCAATGGCGAAGTGAAGGGCAAGACCGGTTCGCTGACCGCACTGCCCATCATCGAAACGCAGGCCGGCGACGTGTCCGCCTTCGTTCCGACCAACGTAATTTCGATTACCGACGGCCAGATCTTCCTGGAAACCGACCTGTTCAACGCCGGTATACGCCCCGCCATCAACGCGGGCGTGTCGGTGTCGCGAGTCGGTGGTGCAGCCCAGACCAAGATCATCAAGAAGCTGGGTGGCGGTGTGCGTCTGGCACTGGCCCAGTACCGCGAGCTGGCTGCTTTCGCGCAGTTTGCTTCAGACCTCGACGAAGCCACCCGCAAGCAGCTTGAGCGTGGCCGCCGCGTGATGGAGCTGATGAAGCAGCCGCAGTACTCGCCGCTGTCCGTCGCGCAGATGGGTGTATCGCTGTACGCCGCCAACAACGGCTACTTCGACGACGTCGAGGTGCCGCGGGTGCTCGCTTTTGAATCGGCCCTGCATCAATACCTGCAGCAGAAGACCCCGGATCTGATGAACAAGATCGAGTCCACCAAGGATCTCGACGGTGAATCGGAAAAGGCGCTCGCTGCCGCGGTGGCCGAGTTCAAGAAGAGCTGGGCGTAA
- a CDS encoding F0F1 ATP synthase subunit delta: MAENVTIARPYAEAAFQLAREAGALSAWADALGCMAAAASDPAVRQLLSDPTRTSVDRGFLFLAAVPGELTDEHRSFVRVLAQNNRLSLLPEVCEQFVSLKNDHELNAVAYVSSAFPMDDATVARLLADLEPRFGRRLEARVSIDPELIGGVKVAVGDEVIDASVRGKLAAMATALQN; encoded by the coding sequence ATGGCAGAGAACGTCACCATCGCGCGACCGTACGCCGAAGCCGCTTTCCAGCTCGCCAGGGAAGCCGGTGCGCTGTCTGCCTGGGCCGATGCGCTGGGCTGCATGGCTGCCGCAGCGTCCGACCCGGCCGTTCGACAGCTGTTGTCCGATCCCACCCGCACGTCCGTGGATCGCGGCTTCCTGTTCCTCGCCGCGGTTCCGGGCGAACTGACCGACGAGCACCGCAGCTTCGTGCGCGTACTGGCCCAGAACAACAGGCTGTCGCTGCTGCCCGAGGTGTGCGAGCAGTTTGTCAGCCTGAAGAACGATCACGAGCTCAATGCCGTGGCCTACGTCAGTTCGGCCTTTCCGATGGACGACGCCACAGTGGCGCGTCTGCTGGCTGATCTGGAACCGCGTTTCGGCCGTCGCCTCGAGGCGCGGGTGAGCATCGATCCGGAATTGATCGGCGGTGTGAAGGTTGCGGTCGGTGACGAAGTGATCGACGCCTCGGTCCGCGGCAAGCTTGCCGCCATGGCCACTGCGCTACAGAACTAG
- a CDS encoding F0F1 ATP synthase subunit B has translation MNLNATLIIQLVVFLSFVWFTKNFVWPPIVKALDERAKKVADGLAAADKAKADLANAEKRSMEELRSARESAAELRAGAEKQAGKLVEDARAEANRIIAAAREAATTEAGAAAQKAKDALRDQVAALAVAGAERILRREINAQTHADLLSNLKQELS, from the coding sequence GTGAATCTGAACGCAACGCTCATCATCCAGCTCGTGGTGTTCCTGTCGTTCGTGTGGTTTACGAAGAATTTCGTATGGCCGCCCATCGTCAAGGCACTCGACGAGCGTGCGAAGAAGGTCGCTGACGGACTGGCTGCTGCGGACAAGGCAAAGGCTGATCTGGCCAATGCCGAGAAGCGCTCGATGGAAGAGCTGCGCTCCGCGCGCGAATCCGCCGCCGAGCTCCGCGCCGGTGCCGAAAAGCAGGCCGGCAAGCTGGTCGAGGATGCCCGCGCCGAAGCCAATCGCATCATCGCCGCCGCCCGCGAAGCAGCGACCACCGAAGCCGGTGCCGCAGCCCAGAAGGCCAAGGACGCATTGCGCGATCAGGTGGCAGCGCTTGCCGTCGCCGGTGCCGAACGCATCCTGCGTCGCGAAATCAACGCTCAAACCCACGCCGATCTGCTCTCCAACCTGAAACAGGAATTGAGCTGA